The following are from one region of the Gloeomargarita lithophora Alchichica-D10 genome:
- a CDS encoding DUF6760 family protein, translated as MAGYPLAQLHREVAVLGYHFHWPLGEILALPHRERQRWVRELAQLRGEVSP; from the coding sequence GTGGCGGGCTACCCCCTGGCGCAGTTGCACCGGGAGGTAGCGGTGCTGGGCTATCACTTCCACTGGCCTTTGGGGGAAATTCTGGCCTTACCCCACCGGGAACGCCAACGCTGGGTGCGGGAATTGGCGCAACTGCGGGGGGAAGTTAGCCCATGA
- a CDS encoding DUF4255 domain-containing protein, whose protein sequence is MSNYLGIATVTATLQRLLQGSVQLDVAGARVTTVRPETLGQGGTPEAGVNLFLYQISPNPAWANNNIPPRQRKGEVTKRGQAPLDLHYLLSFYGNEVELEPQRLLGSVVRTLEDFAILTPQMLAQTIQDPGFPYLEGADLADQNELVKAEPLNLELNDLANLWSTFFQAPYILSMAYKVSVVLIEGEEPGRRALPVRSQRSVTQAFNQQPVIVQVRHRLGAREPVTRSSPLLILGRNLQGGSRVQVRLGEILVTPQELSSTQIALDLSQIENLPAGMLGVQVVHIPAPQQERGELGVGENLQTVPRPPRVPWVESNVEALILRPTVVDLETAPLPPAVNGASRYRIAITTDVPIQPTQKVVLVLNQRAVSAPALYLFDSEPHATVSTTIEVIGQGLQSGHYLARLMVAGAESLLTVDTDPDSPTFEQYIAPLVVIP, encoded by the coding sequence ATGAGCAATTACCTGGGGATTGCCACGGTGACGGCGACTCTGCAACGCTTGCTGCAAGGGTCGGTGCAGTTGGATGTGGCGGGGGCTAGGGTCACCACCGTCCGCCCGGAAACCCTGGGGCAGGGGGGCACCCCGGAGGCGGGGGTGAATTTATTTTTGTACCAAATTTCCCCCAACCCGGCCTGGGCGAACAACAATATCCCGCCCCGCCAGCGCAAGGGGGAGGTGACCAAGCGGGGACAGGCGCCCCTGGATTTGCATTACCTGCTGAGTTTCTACGGCAATGAGGTGGAACTGGAACCCCAACGCCTGCTGGGGAGCGTGGTGCGGACGTTGGAGGACTTTGCCATCCTCACCCCCCAGATGCTCGCCCAGACCATCCAAGACCCGGGGTTTCCCTACCTGGAGGGGGCGGATTTGGCGGACCAAAACGAGTTGGTGAAAGCCGAACCCCTGAATTTGGAATTGAACGACTTGGCGAACCTCTGGAGTACGTTTTTCCAGGCACCCTATATTTTGTCAATGGCCTACAAGGTTTCCGTGGTCTTGATCGAAGGGGAAGAACCGGGGCGCAGGGCGTTGCCGGTGCGTTCCCAACGCTCTGTTACCCAGGCGTTTAATCAACAGCCGGTGATTGTGCAGGTGCGCCATCGGTTGGGAGCACGGGAACCAGTCACTCGCAGTAGTCCTTTGCTGATCCTGGGGCGCAATCTCCAGGGGGGGAGTCGGGTGCAGGTGCGCCTGGGGGAAATTCTCGTGACCCCGCAGGAACTGAGTTCTACCCAAATTGCTTTGGATTTGAGCCAGATTGAAAATCTCCCCGCCGGGATGTTGGGGGTACAGGTGGTGCATATTCCCGCCCCCCAGCAGGAACGGGGGGAATTGGGGGTGGGGGAAAATTTGCAAACCGTGCCCCGCCCGCCCCGGGTGCCCTGGGTGGAATCGAACGTGGAAGCCCTGATCCTGCGTCCCACGGTGGTTGACCTGGAAACCGCCCCCCTGCCCCCGGCGGTCAACGGTGCCAGCCGTTACCGTATTGCAATAACCACGGATGTGCCCATCCAGCCCACGCAAAAAGTGGTACTAGTACTGAACCAACGGGCGGTGAGCGCACCGGCACTGTACCTATTTGATAGCGAACCCCACGCTACGGTCAGCACCACCATTGAAGTCATTGGGCAAGGGCTACAATCGGGGCATTACCTGGCGCGGCTAATGGTGGCGGGGGCGGAAAGTTTACTCACCGTGGATACCGACCCGGATAGCCCCACCTTTGAGCAGTACATTGCCCCCTTGGTGGTGATTCCCTAA
- a CDS encoding phage tail protein produces the protein MADTPEYLTTSRYYFEISGGSTGSQSLLISKCSGVKIDLNVVGEGMSLGVTKGARSIVQITPGSTKFSNVTLEFIISQENNVLQQWFWACQSHSYEGGGTQWSNNRNECSLVFYKQDGSEGARFNFRDAICAKYKSTALKPDSTDFFKETIEIAHAGLVRVT, from the coding sequence ATGGCGGATACACCGGAATACTTGACCACATCCCGCTACTACTTTGAAATTTCTGGAGGCAGTACCGGCAGTCAGTCCCTCCTGATTTCCAAATGTAGCGGCGTGAAAATTGACCTGAACGTGGTGGGGGAAGGGATGTCCCTGGGGGTGACCAAGGGGGCGCGTTCCATCGTGCAGATCACCCCTGGCTCCACCAAATTCAGCAACGTCACCCTGGAATTTATCATTTCCCAGGAAAACAATGTTCTGCAACAGTGGTTTTGGGCCTGCCAATCCCACAGCTACGAGGGGGGCGGCACCCAATGGAGCAACAACCGCAACGAATGTTCCCTGGTGTTTTACAAGCAGGACGGGAGCGAAGGGGCGCGGTTCAACTTCCGGGATGCGATCTGTGCTAAATATAAATCCACGGCCTTAAAACCGGATAGCACGGATTTCTTCAAAGAAACCATCGAAATTGCCCATGCTGGACTGGTGCGCGTGACCTAG
- a CDS encoding phage tail protein — translation MAGFPEILTTSRFYVGLFLNGSQEPVDAFFQECKGFKYTQEVIDVYEVSPQPWRKAQMGRILNTKVPGNVKLSNLTLVRSLTTSQTLWRWVSALQEGEWAKQRRNGALVIYTQEAREGARFVFEGAWPTGYRISDVKAAGKDIAIEELQLVCEVFERVAPGGS, via the coding sequence ATGGCTGGATTTCCCGAAATTCTCACTACTTCGCGCTTTTACGTTGGGTTGTTTCTCAACGGGAGCCAGGAGCCGGTGGATGCGTTTTTCCAAGAATGCAAGGGGTTCAAATATACCCAGGAAGTGATTGATGTGTATGAGGTTTCCCCCCAACCCTGGCGCAAGGCGCAGATGGGGCGGATTCTCAATACCAAGGTGCCGGGGAATGTCAAACTCAGCAATCTGACCCTAGTCCGCAGTTTGACCACCTCCCAGACCCTTTGGCGGTGGGTGAGTGCGCTGCAGGAGGGGGAATGGGCGAAACAGCGGCGCAACGGTGCCCTGGTGATTTATACCCAGGAGGCGCGGGAGGGTGCCCGGTTTGTGTTTGAGGGGGCGTGGCCGACGGGCTACCGGATTTCTGATGTCAAGGCGGCGGGTAAGGATATTGCCATTGAGGAATTGCAGTTGGTGTGCGAGGTGTTTGAGCGGGTGGCACCGGGGGGTTCGTAA